AAAATGATTGTCCTCCGTTTTCATCTCGCAAACTTTCTGGGCATAATTGATGGCATCTGTTTCACAATTCACCCCATGAACGACATGCCCTACAGGCAGTTGGGGATATCCAAACCACGTATTCAATATATCAATGAATTCAGTGGAATAACGGCTATCCTTATTTGAGGAAATTCCCAGCAATTTAATTTTGCCCTGATCTGCATATTTATAAAGCATATCAAGAGCCAGGACATCGTCCACATCATTGCCCATATCGGTTTCAAAAATAACCCTTAATGGAACTTTGGGCGTTTTCCCCTTGGAAATTCCTGTAAATGTTATTATTGAAAGACAGATCGACAGAGTAAAAACTTTAAGTAACAGTTTCTTTCTCATTGGTTTGATTTTATTAACATAAAATTATTTTGATTTTTTTAACTGTATTTTCCTAACAGTAAGGTTAAAATAGAATTTTCAATTTTTTTTCTATTTTCAGATTTTCCATAGATGTTATGGAGGCATACTTTTCCTATACATGATGTTATCATTAGATTTCATGTTCATTATTTTTTATATTAGATTGCTTAAATGGATTAAGAATGATGAATATACTCTGGCATAATTTAAGATTTTCCCATTATGTTACCCTGAGTTGATATTCTTTTCCTAAGATTTACTATAACTCAGGGAGACGAATAAATAGCCGAACCACAACAACATTCTTTCATATCTCTTCCTAATAATTATTTTATATTTTTGAGTGCGCTATACCCCGGCATAAATTATCATTCCAATCCCTGAAAGGAACAAAATAAACATCATGGCTAAAAGTCCATTTACCCCTTTTACGCCCTTAAATTCTTTCCAGATAAATACCCCCCACAAGGCTGCCACCAAGGTTGCCCCCTGGCCTAAACCATAGGAGATTGCAAATCCTGCTTTCCCTGCAGCTATAATACTTAACATCATTCCGATACACCAGATTGTTCCACCCAAAACACCGGTTAAATGTTCTTTCAGACGGCCCTTGAAATATGTTGAAAAAGGGATAGGTGAACCTTCAAAAGGTTTTTTCATCAGGATGGAATTGAATATGAAGTTACTAAGCAAAACTCCTAATGAAAATATAAATACTGCCGTATATGGTGTTAATGAACCACTTTCGGGTTTCTCAAAATTGCCGGCCATTGAACTGGCAACAAATCGATAAAACAAAGCCATCAATACCCCGCCAATGATAGACAAAAGAATTCCCTTAGTCGGCACTTTCTTAGATTGGGAAGCATTTTTTCTATAAGCCAGAGCGTCTAATACAATGGCAATGGTAATAATAGACACACCGATGAACAACCACAAAGCATTGCCTTGCGGATTGGCCATATAATTGACTATAACGCCCAAGACTAGAGCCAAGCCACAGCCTATAGGAAAGGCGACAGACATTCCTGCTATAGAAATGGCAGCAGTAAACAAAATATTGGCTGCATTAAAAACCACACCGCCCAATAAAGCATTGCCCATGTTGCTCATTGAAGCCTGACTGATATCCTTGAGGAAACCTCTTCCAAGCGCACCCATGCTGCCCATGGTAAATGAAAAAATCAAAGACATCAGAAATACCCCAAGTACATAATCCCAATAGAACAACTCAAAACGCCATGATTTTTGTGCCATTTTTTGTGTATTTGCCCATGAGCCCCAACACAACATCGTGATAAAGCAGAAAACCATTGCAACGATATAATTATTTACGATAAACATGATTGATGATTTTTAAAGGTTATTTTTCAGAAACTTAACGACTTCTTCTTTTTTAGGAATTGAAGGCTGGGCGCCCATTTTGGTTACTGTAATGGCAGAGGCTGCACATGCAAATTGTAATGCCTTCTCATCTACTTCTTCCCGGGCACAGGCAACTGCCAATGCCCCACAAAAGGTATCACCAGCAGCAGTGGTATCAACCGCTTTAACCTTAAAGGCAGGAACTTTACAGCTATTATTGCAGGTCCTTAAATAGACTCCTTCCTTACCCAGAGTAATGACTACATTTTTAGCGCCCCGGTTTAACAAATCAACAGCAATAGCCTCTATGGTATGATCCTTCAGACTTTTTCCGGAAACTGTTTCTGCTTCTACTTCATTGAGCACCAGAATATCTATTTTTTGTATCAATTCAGGATCAATCTGACAAGCAGGAGCAGGATTAAATAATACTTTCACCTTATTTTTATGTGCCAATAAAGCCACATCGCTAATTGTCTTATAAGGAATTTCAGCCTGCATCACGACAATATCCGAATCTTTGATCAAAGATTCCAGGGATTCCACTTTTGCAGGAAGCAATGCATAATTGGCTCCGGGTGCAACAGCAATACAATTTTCAGCATTAGAGGCCACAAAAATCAAGGCCACTCCGGTGGAGAGTTCTGAATCCACCTTAATATATTTTGTTATGATATTTTCATTATTGAAATGTTTTATTAAAGCCTGTGAATATAGATCATTCCCCAGGGAGGTAATGAAAGTCACTTCTCCTCCAAGCCTGGCGGCAGCCACTGCCTGATTGGCGCCTTTCCCTCCGTATGCCTGGATAAATTTAGCATTTCCAACCGTTTCCCCAGGGACAGGAAGATGATCTACCTGTGCGATCATATCTATATTTGAACTGCCTACTACCAATATTTTCATACACATATAATTTTTAAAGGTCGTATGGAACTCCATGTTTGCTATTTTTATCTTTGTTTTGCGTTTATGCGCAAACATGTTCGTTTCATCTGAAATAATTATTTAATTAATTTTTAAGTTGTTTAGATTTGTTTCAATTTCCTTTCGGTATGGAATTGCAGCTTGTGCTCCAATACGGGTTACCGTAATGGAAGCAGCCATATTTGCAAAGGTTACTGCCTCAAACAAGGATTTTCCTTCAGAAACAGCAACACTTAAAGCTCCACAGAAAGTATCGCCGGCACCCGTGGTATCATTTGCTTCTACTTTTGGGGCTGCAAGGGTATAGTAGTTCTTCCCCTCCTTAAGAAAAGCACCATTTTCCCCTAAGGTTATGATGACATTATCTACCCCCCGTTGGCTGATGATTTTTGCAGCCTTTTTGGCTGTTTCCATATTGCGTACTTTAATTCCTGATAATATTTCCGCCTCTACGGTATTTGGAACAATTACGTATAAGTTTTTTATAATTGAGTCATTCAATGAAGATGCCGGAGCCGGTTTAAGAATAACCTTTACGTTGTTCTCTTTAGCCAATTTAGCGGCAAATTCAATAGTTTCAATGGGAACTTCAAGTTGCATCAAGACCATGTCGGAGGTAATGATATCCTTACTTGCCTTTTTAATGTCATCCGGAGAAAGAAACTGGTTTGCACCGGTAGCAACGATAATACAATTTTCACCATGAGAATCAACGGAAATTAAGGCCACGCCAGAGGGATGCTTTGGGTCAGAAAAAATATATTTTGTATTTATTCCTTCAGCTTCATAAAGTTCGATAGATTGGCGAGCGAAGAGATCCTCCCCGGTTTTGGCAATAAAGGTAATATCCCCTCCCAGTCTTGCTGCAGCTATAGATTGATTTGCACCCTTCCCCCCGGGATTCATGAGGAATGACCCACCAACAACAGTCTCACCGGGTACCGGCAAATGATTTGCCTTTACAACCATATCGGTGTTACAACTTCCTATCACTATAATTTTTGGCTTTTTCATTAATCAGGTTTCTTTGTGGTTTTAATAGGATAAAAATAAAATGTTTCTTTTTACAATTGTTCTCAAAAAATTATTAATTTTTATATTTTCAAATTAATAAAATTAAAAATATTTATCATATAAAAATCTATTATTCATTAATTTAAAATTGTATTTTTGTTTCAATAATTATAAATACAGATAAAATTCTACTAAATAATATTTCCGGATGACCAAACTAAAATCTTTGCTTTCACTGATGCAGTCTATGACTAAAGCAGAAAAGAAACAATTTTCGATGACTATATCCGAAGAAGGAGATTCTTCTGCAGATTACCTTTTGGTTTACAAAATCCTTGAGCAAAAAAAAGAATCAACTTCAGCAGAAATCAGACAGGCATTTTTATTAAAAAAACCCAAAGGCTCCTTTGATATTGCGGTTAATTATTTGTATGATAAATTGCTGGATATACTTCTTTCACTTCGAAAAAACAAGGATAGTTACTTTGATTTGTTTCAAAATATCCTGAAGGCGAAGATGCTATTTGAACGTTCCCTTTTTATGGAAAGCCTTGAATTGTTAAAAGATGTAATCGAAAAAGCCAAAAGATATGAAAATTACTATGCACTTCTTCTGGCTTCAAGATTGGAACTCAATTATTTGCTTCACCTCAATTATTTAAATACTTCGGAACAAGATCTGTATCATAAGCAATATGCTATTGGAGATTTATTAAATTTATTACGCAAAATCAATGTACAGTCCTCCTTATATGAATTGTTGAAGCACAGATTAATTTATAAGGGAAATATCCGTTCCTCCAAACAGAAACAAGAAATGAATGATTTGGTAGTCAGTGAATTGAGCATTGTTGCTTCATCCAATGATTCAAACTTTGAAATTACCAAGATGCATCAATTATTTCAGGCAAATTATTTAATTGGTGCAGGAGACTATAAAGCAGCATTTCAATCCTTTAAAGAATTAACCCTTCTTTTTGAATCCAATGATTATCTCTGGGCGAATTCCCCTTTTGAATATTTATCAACCCTGGAAGGTGTATTGGAAAGCCTTAGATCTATTGGCAATTATGAAGGAATGGAATATTTCATCAGCCATCTTAAAAATCTGACCAACTATTCTTCTCTGGATTTTCGGATAAATGCCCTATGTTTACTGTTCCAATACGAGCTTTTCCCCATGTTGGACAGAGGAAATTTCGACGGATGTAACGAACTGATAGAAAAATATAAAGAATCGCTTTATGATAAATTTTCTTGGCTTAGTCCCATAAGACAAACCGAACTTTGCCTTTATACAGCCCTGGTCCATTTTGGAAACCACCAATACAAACAGGCAAAAAAATTCATCAACACGATTACCTTTAACCGTAACCTGGGCAATCTCCCCCTTTCACGCACTATTCAACTGGTTAAATTAATGATTTATTACGAAGAGGGAAGTTTTGATATTATCCGCTATGAAACCCGTTCAATAAAAAGAAAAATAGCCTTAAATAATGAAAAAGGATTCAAAATTGAACAACGGATGTTTTGGCTGCTCAATAAAAATCCCCTGCCCATTCTTCAACGCACCAGAGATGAACTTTGGGAAAAAATAAGGCCCAATATTGAAGTTTTGCACTCAGACAAATACGAAAGTCAAATTTTACGTTTATTCGATTTTACAGCTTGGATACAGGCAACCATACTCAGGAAAAAATTATCAGAGGTGCTAAATGAAAAATTTAATGCATTTTCAACTAATCATTCGGAAGAGCAGAAATAAGTTCCCCTGCAAAATTCAGGTAATTCAGCGTTGCCTTCGACTACGCTCAGGCAACAGAAACACCACAGTGTAATCCCTTTTTATTTCTGGCTTCCCAAAATCACCAGCACCAATCCCACCAATATTCCAACCAGGGCAATGGACTTGGATTTCATGTTGGTTTCTTTGAATATTACAGCACCCAATGAAAAGGAGATCACCACGTTGCTGCGGCGCAACACCGATATGATGGCCAAAAGGGAACCGGCGCAGGAAAGTGAATAAAAATAACTGCAATCGGCAATCAGCAGGGATATACTGATCATTGGGATGGTATTCCTCCACTGAAAATGGTTGGTTTTGGCACGGTTGGGATACCAGACAAACAAAAGTGCAGGCAGGAAAACCAGCACCAGGTAAAAATCAGAATATGCCTGAACAGCCAGGCGGTTGAAATGTGCAATCAGAAACTTGTCATACAAAGCGCTGACCACGCCAGTTAATGTTGCCATCAGCATGAACCAGACCCATTTATTCTTGCGGAAATCTATTCCTTCCTTATTCCCGGCCAGTGAAAACAGAAAATAAAAGAAAATAGTGAGGATCAGTCCGGCCCATTGCAACAATGAAAGCCTTTCGCCAAAAATTGTGATGGCACCAATCAGCGTCCACATGGGGGCCGAAGCCCTGATGGGAGAGGCAATGGTTATGGGCAGGTGTTTCA
The nucleotide sequence above comes from Bacteroidota bacterium. Encoded proteins:
- a CDS encoding nucleoside hydrolase, with the protein product MRKKLLLKVFTLSICLSIITFTGISKGKTPKVPLRVIFETDMGNDVDDVLALDMLYKYADQGKIKLLGISSNKDSRYSTEFIDILNTWFGYPQLPVGHVVHGVNCETDAINYAQKVCEMKTEDNHF
- a CDS encoding GRP family sugar transporter; translation: MFIVNNYIVAMVFCFITMLCWGSWANTQKMAQKSWRFELFYWDYVLGVFLMSLIFSFTMGSMGALGRGFLKDISQASMSNMGNALLGGVVFNAANILFTAAISIAGMSVAFPIGCGLALVLGVIVNYMANPQGNALWLFIGVSIITIAIVLDALAYRKNASQSKKVPTKGILLSIIGGVLMALFYRFVASSMAGNFEKPESGSLTPYTAVFIFSLGVLLSNFIFNSILMKKPFEGSPIPFSTYFKGRLKEHLTGVLGGTIWCIGMMLSIIAAGKAGFAISYGLGQGATLVAALWGVFIWKEFKGVKGVNGLLAMMFILFLSGIGMIIYAGV
- the rbsK gene encoding ribokinase; its protein translation is MKILVVGSSNIDMIAQVDHLPVPGETVGNAKFIQAYGGKGANQAVAAARLGGEVTFITSLGNDLYSQALIKHFNNENIITKYIKVDSELSTGVALIFVASNAENCIAVAPGANYALLPAKVESLESLIKDSDIVVMQAEIPYKTISDVALLAHKNKVKVLFNPAPACQIDPELIQKIDILVLNEVEAETVSGKSLKDHTIEAIAVDLLNRGAKNVVITLGKEGVYLRTCNNSCKVPAFKVKAVDTTAAGDTFCGALAVACAREEVDEKALQFACAASAITVTKMGAQPSIPKKEEVVKFLKNNL
- the rbsK gene encoding ribokinase — translated: MKKPKIIVIGSCNTDMVVKANHLPVPGETVVGGSFLMNPGGKGANQSIAAARLGGDITFIAKTGEDLFARQSIELYEAEGINTKYIFSDPKHPSGVALISVDSHGENCIIVATGANQFLSPDDIKKASKDIITSDMVLMQLEVPIETIEFAAKLAKENNVKVILKPAPASSLNDSIIKNLYVIVPNTVEAEILSGIKVRNMETAKKAAKIISQRGVDNVIITLGENGAFLKEGKNYYTLAAPKVEANDTTGAGDTFCGALSVAVSEGKSLFEAVTFANMAASITVTRIGAQAAIPYRKEIETNLNNLKIN
- a CDS encoding EamA family transporter, with protein sequence MWLIFSIVSALFLGSYDLFNKASLNKNAVIPVLFFSTLTGAVMFMFPVVFSALFRHYASTQFWYIPESSWHEQGYYFLKSVIVGISWMFSYFAVKHLPITIASPIRASAPMWTLIGAITIFGERLSLLQWAGLILTIFFYFLFSLAGNKEGIDFRKNKWVWFMLMATLTGVVSALYDKFLIAHFNRLAVQAYSDFYLVLVFLPALLFVWYPNRAKTNHFQWRNTIPMISISLLIADCSYFYSLSCAGSLLAIISVLRRSNVVISFSLGAVIFKETNMKSKSIALVGILVGLVLVILGSQK